The Apteryx mantelli isolate bAptMan1 chromosome Z, bAptMan1.hap1, whole genome shotgun sequence genome has a segment encoding these proteins:
- the LOC136995310 gene encoding interferon-like, translating to MAAPATRHPCLWHGAPVLLLLLPALSAALSCANLRTRQSTFNWDSLQLLHAMAPSPPQPCDQHDAPFPFPKTLLAIQAPRQATDAILRILRHLFATLSNENIPAHWDSQAHQQLLNQLHSQIQHLQRCLPGTGTDSKSQGPHNPWLSIITYFRRIQDFLRTHNHSPCAWDNVRLEVQTCFQRIHNLTRTMAD from the coding sequence ATGGCTGCGCCCGCAACACGACACCCCTGCCTGTGGCACGGCGCTccggtgctcctgctcctcctgcccgcTCTCAGCGCCGCCCTCAGCTGCGCCAACCTTCGCACCCGACAGAGCACCTTCAACTGGGacagcctccagctcctccacgccatggcacccagcccGCCTCAGCCCTGCGACCAACACGACgcacctttccccttccccaaaaccCTCCTGGCAATCCAGGCCCCACGACAAGCCACCGACGCCATCCTCCGCATCCTCCGGCACCTCTTCGCCACTCTCAGCAACGAAAACATCCCCGCGCACTGGGACAGCCAAGCACACCAACAGCTCCTCAACCAGCTCCACAGCCAAATCCAGCACCTCCAGCGATGCCTCCCTGGCACCGGCACGGATTCCAAAAGCCAAGGGCCACACAACCCCTGGCTCAGCATCATCACGTACTTCCGGCGCATCCAGGACTTCCTCCGCACGCACAACCACagcccctgtgcctgggacaacgTCCGCCTCGAAGTTCAGACTTGCTTCCAGCGCATCCACAACCTCACCCGCACCATGGCAGATTAG
- the LOC136995306 gene encoding interferon-like: protein MAAPATRHPCLWHGAPVLLLLLPALSAALSCANLRTRQSTFNWDSLQLLHAMAPSPPQPCDQHDAPFPFPKTLLAIQAPRQATDAILRILRHLFATLSNENIPAHWDSQAHQQLLNQLHSQIQHLQRCLPGTGTDSKSQGPHNPWLSIITYFRRIQDFLRTHNHSPCAWDNVRLEVQTCFQRIHNLTRTMAD from the coding sequence ATGGCTGCGCCCGCAACACGACACCCCTGCCTGTGGCACGGCGCTccggtgctcctgctcctcctgcccgcTCTCAGCGCCGCCCTCAGCTGCGCCAACCTTCGCACCCGACAGAGCACCTTCAACTGGGacagcctccagctcctccacgccatggcacccagcccGCCTCAGCCCTGCGACCAACACGACgcacctttccccttccccaaaaccCTCCTGGCAATCCAGGCCCCACGACAAGCCACCGACGCCATCCTCCGCATCCTCCGGCACCTCTTCGCCACTCTCAGCAACGAAAACATCCCCGCGCACTGGGACAGCCAAGCACACCAACAGCTCCTCAACCAGCTCCACAGCCAAATCCAGCACCTCCAGCGATGCCTCCCTGGCACCGGCACGGATTCCAAAAGCCAAGGGCCACACAACCCCTGGCTCAGCATCATCACGTACTTCCGGCGCATCCAGGACTTCCTCCGCACGCACAACCACagcccctgtgcctgggacaacgTCCGCCTCGAAGTTCAGACCTGCTTCCAGCGCATCCACAACCTCACCCGCACCATGGCAGATTAG